The nucleotide sequence CCCCGTCAGGCTTTCTGCAGGTTCTGAATCTCTTGATACAACTTTTCCGCTTCAGCGGTGATCTCAGAATAACCCCGAATATCGCCATTACGCTGAGCCTTCATGGCTTGTTCCAGTTTGGCATCGTA is from Bacterioplanoides sp. SCSIO 12839 and encodes:
- a CDS encoding DUF6435 family protein, which encodes MFSFLKPNPIKKLQKQYDAKLEQAMKAQRNGDIRGYSEITAEAEKLYQEIQNLQKA